Proteins found in one Clostridium kluyveri DSM 555 genomic segment:
- a CDS encoding ABC transporter permease subunit, translating to MSKYIWQELKRVIIKKKISLIGVLIITVAFGLISISKTRTLEVQIQNDKALLNNQKIGRDKADSELKKADFSRDILGTKKQIKDKEEQLNQINSYDKSTLDKQIQKLEKENNPKNEYKLLQLKYEKKHNIQKNELIPKGMYAAMEILMSFIPIFLLIAIVLLSDMISGEYSPNTIKALITKPISRKKIIISKFIVSIILSTSTIIISTLIFIVEAGIHLGFSDCRLPFDVGARYVLDKSLILSSITSQMKYMSGSRKIIPLWSVIVQLILIVIVISAAIVSIILFISTICKNSLISSIASFILIVGTTIWYILGFMGRYIVSAKYGVFVKFLPIPYMIDSIGTLSGDISVQLTSSINIFFVLMVCLGWILITILLSTYAFGKRDFD from the coding sequence ATGAGTAAATATATATGGCAAGAGCTTAAAAGGGTTATAATTAAAAAGAAAATTTCGCTTATTGGTGTTCTTATTATTACAGTAGCTTTTGGATTAATAAGTATCTCAAAAACAAGAACTTTAGAGGTACAGATTCAAAACGATAAAGCTCTTCTTAATAATCAAAAAATCGGCAGAGATAAGGCTGATAGCGAGTTAAAAAAAGCGGATTTTTCCAGAGATATATTAGGAACAAAAAAGCAAATAAAGGACAAGGAAGAACAGCTAAATCAAATAAATAGCTATGATAAATCAACATTAGATAAACAAATTCAAAAATTAGAAAAAGAAAATAACCCCAAAAATGAATACAAATTACTTCAATTAAAATACGAAAAAAAACACAATATACAAAAAAATGAGTTAATACCAAAAGGAATGTATGCAGCTATGGAGATTCTAATGAGCTTTATACCGATTTTTTTACTTATTGCTATTGTACTATTATCTGATATGATATCAGGAGAATATTCACCTAATACAATTAAAGCTTTGATTACCAAGCCTATTTCAAGAAAAAAGATTATAATATCTAAGTTTATTGTTTCAATAATTTTAAGTACAAGTACTATAATCATAAGCACCTTAATATTTATAGTGGAAGCTGGAATTCATTTGGGTTTTTCTGATTGTAGATTGCCTTTTGATGTAGGTGCAAGATATGTTTTAGACAAATCATTGATTTTAAGCTCAATAACTTCACAAATGAAGTATATGAGTGGGAGTAGGAAAATAATCCCCCTTTGGAGTGTAATTGTACAATTAATATTAATTGTAATAGTTATTTCAGCAGCCATTGTGTCAATAATACTCTTTATATCAACTATTTGTAAAAATTCACTTATTTCATCAATTGCAAGCTTTATACTAATTGTGGGAACAACAATATGGTATATATTAGGGTTTATGGGAAGATATATTGTATCGGCTAAGTATGGAGTATTTGTAAAGTTTTTGCCCATACCATATATGATTGATAGCATAGGCACCTTGAGTGGAGATATTTCTGTACAACTTACTAGCAGTATAAACATATTTTTTGTTTTGATGGTGTGTTTGGGATGGATTTTAATTACCATATTACTAAGCACTTATGCCTTTGGAAAGAGAGATTTTGATTAG
- a CDS encoding response regulator transcription factor, producing the protein MKKNILIIDDDIDIREMLVNYFTKEGYVVQAACNGEDGLQIVKSKSVSLILLDVMMPKMDGYTMLIKLRKFSNIPVILLTAKGQQVDKIKGFIDGCDDYMVKPFDFTELSLRVMAILRRTKISSAVQNHILKVKNIEINTLEHTVKKDNVEIVLTPKEYEILYTLAYNRGRVYSTKILYEMLWKDNFMQNDNTVTMHIKNLREKLGDSVKQGKYIKTIWGVGYKIEKNI; encoded by the coding sequence ATGAAAAAAAATATATTAATAATAGATGACGACATAGATATAAGAGAAATGCTTGTAAATTATTTTACTAAAGAAGGTTATGTTGTACAAGCTGCATGTAATGGAGAAGATGGGCTTCAGATTGTAAAATCAAAGTCAGTCTCTTTAATACTTCTGGATGTGATGATGCCTAAAATGGATGGCTACACAATGCTCATTAAACTCAGGAAATTTTCAAACATACCTGTTATATTGCTTACTGCAAAAGGACAGCAGGTAGACAAAATAAAAGGATTTATAGATGGGTGTGATGATTATATGGTAAAGCCCTTTGATTTTACTGAACTTTCATTAAGAGTTATGGCTATACTTAGGAGAACTAAGATTAGTAGTGCAGTACAAAATCATATTCTCAAGGTTAAAAATATTGAAATCAATACTTTAGAACATACAGTAAAAAAGGATAATGTGGAAATAGTATTAACTCCCAAGGAATATGAAATTTTATACACACTGGCATACAATAGAGGTAGAGTGTATTCAACCAAAATACTTTATGAAATGCTCTGGAAAGATAACTTTATGCAAAACGACAATACTGTGACAATGCATATTAAAAATTTAAGGGAGAAGCTTGGTGACAGTGTTAAGCAGGGTAAGTATATAAAAACTATCTGGGGAGTAGGGTATAAAATTGAAAAGAATATTTAA
- a CDS encoding ABC transporter ATP-binding protein encodes MDDRILEVKHISKKRGNKKVLDDINFFINKGEICGFVGRNGAGKTTLIKIITSMLFPDEGEVIICGKSLKTEREEALRNIGAVVETPVMYGYMTGRQNLNYISSMLKDVTKDEIEDAIKFSNLGIKIDEKVKKYSLGMKQRLGLSEALMGNIALLILDEPTNGLDPIGVFELKNTINTLVKEKGVSIFISSHILSEIENICTKVVFIDDGKIISAQKASDSKKISSEKNMFIKTNSPEESSKIIQSIPCVKLLRVENEGISILINTKLHDIFEVLKKLHDAGINIEGFFELRQNLEDKFIKMMEENINE; translated from the coding sequence ATGGATGATAGGATTTTAGAAGTAAAACATATCTCTAAAAAACGAGGAAATAAAAAGGTATTAGATGATATTAATTTTTTCATAAACAAAGGAGAAATATGTGGTTTTGTAGGAAGAAATGGTGCAGGTAAAACTACATTAATTAAAATTATAACAAGTATGTTATTTCCTGATGAAGGTGAAGTTATAATCTGCGGAAAAAGTCTTAAAACGGAAAGAGAGGAAGCCTTAAGAAATATTGGAGCAGTGGTAGAAACACCAGTAATGTATGGGTATATGACAGGAAGACAAAACTTAAATTATATATCAAGTATGCTTAAGGATGTAACAAAAGATGAAATAGAAGATGCTATAAAATTTTCAAATTTGGGAATCAAAATTGATGAAAAAGTAAAAAAATATTCCCTAGGTATGAAACAAAGGCTGGGACTTTCAGAAGCACTAATGGGAAACATAGCATTATTAATATTAGATGAGCCTACAAATGGGTTAGATCCTATAGGTGTTTTTGAACTTAAAAATACCATAAATACCTTGGTTAAAGAAAAAGGAGTAAGTATTTTTATATCTTCTCACATCTTAAGTGAAATAGAAAATATATGTACAAAGGTTGTATTTATAGATGATGGAAAAATTATTAGTGCTCAGAAAGCAAGTGATAGTAAAAAAATCAGCAGTGAAAAAAATATGTTCATAAAAACTAATTCTCCCGAAGAGTCATCAAAAATTATTCAAAGTATACCTTGTGTAAAATTATTGAGAGTAGAAAATGAGGGTATTTCAATTTTAATAAATACTAAGCTGCATGACATTTTTGAAGTATTGAAGAAATTACATGATGCTGGAATAAATATAGAAGGTTTCTTTGAATTAAGACAAAATTTAGAAGATAAATTTATAAAGATGATGGAGGAGAATATCAATGAGTAA